A window of Spiroplasma syrphidicola EA-1 contains these coding sequences:
- a CDS encoding DEAD/DEAH box helicase — translation MGQFSSFGLKKFLNDGLVDLKFSEPTLVQEQVIPLLQKHQNVICLANTGTGKSHAFILPILNNLDYQLNRIQSVIVTPTRELAKQIYENIRFFKTYQPELQVGCFIGGEDIKRQVEQLQKSQPQIIVVTPTRLKDLFLADALNFGKLSSFIIDECDMIFDLGFIDDVDYILSKVNNDVKVSVFSATIAEALKPFLLKYLKNPHFIDVNKSTVTNQNIEHVLIPTKHQDRGKVLLKVLATINPYLCIIFVNRREEIPGYFDLLRENGYSVCQLHAGLEPRLRTQMVKRIKNLEFKYVIATDVAARGIDLDGVSHVISIDLPNNLEYYIHRSGRTGRGQYTGKSYVLYDTKNLNLVKQLEQWGITFEYQKWNSSNELVTINLEPVRKKYQPQTTTNEVNKIINRYKTKNNNKKVKPGYKKKRKEEIDNLTKQIRREHIKNSIKKIKKEKAKERGKKLFDKD, via the coding sequence ATGGGGCAATTTAGTAGTTTCGGATTAAAAAAATTTTTAAATGATGGATTAGTTGATCTAAAATTTTCAGAACCAACTTTAGTGCAAGAACAAGTAATCCCATTATTACAGAAACATCAAAATGTTATTTGTTTAGCTAATACTGGTACTGGAAAAAGTCATGCTTTTATTTTGCCAATATTAAATAATTTAGATTATCAGCTAAATCGGATTCAAAGTGTTATTGTAACGCCAACTCGAGAATTAGCTAAACAAATTTATGAAAATATTCGTTTTTTTAAAACATACCAACCAGAATTACAAGTTGGTTGTTTTATTGGAGGGGAAGATATTAAGCGGCAAGTTGAGCAGTTACAAAAATCTCAACCACAAATTATTGTGGTAACCCCAACACGGTTAAAAGATCTTTTTCTAGCAGATGCGTTAAACTTTGGAAAACTATCATCATTTATTATTGATGAATGTGACATGATTTTTGATTTAGGGTTTATTGATGATGTTGATTATATTTTAAGTAAAGTAAATAATGATGTTAAAGTTTCTGTTTTTTCCGCAACAATTGCTGAAGCATTAAAACCATTTTTATTAAAATATTTAAAAAATCCCCATTTTATTGATGTAAATAAATCAACGGTAACTAACCAAAATATTGAACATGTTTTAATTCCGACAAAACATCAAGATCGTGGGAAGGTCTTGTTAAAAGTTTTAGCCACAATTAATCCATATTTATGTATAATTTTTGTTAATCGCCGTGAAGAAATTCCTGGTTATTTTGATTTACTCCGTGAAAATGGTTATTCAGTTTGTCAATTACATGCTGGGTTAGAACCACGCTTACGAACACAAATGGTTAAACGAATTAAAAATCTGGAATTTAAATATGTTATTGCAACCGATGTTGCAGCACGGGGAATTGATTTAGATGGGGTTAGCCATGTTATTTCAATTGATTTACCAAATAATCTAGAATACTATATTCACCGTAGTGGTCGAACTGGACGGGGGCAGTATACTGGTAAAAGTTATGTCTTATACGATACGAAAAACTTAAATTTAGTTAAACAATTAGAACAGTGAGGGATCACTTTTGAATATCAAAAATGAAATAGTAGTAATGAATTAGTAACTATTAACCTTGAACCAGTTCGGAAAAAATATCAACCACAAACAACAACAAATGAAGTTAATAAAATTATTAATCGCTATAAAACAAAAAATAATAACAAAAAAGTTAAACCAGGTTATAAGAAAAAACGTAAAGAAGAAATTGATAATTTAACTAAACAAATCCGCCGGGAACATATTAAAAACTCAATTAAAAAAATAAAAAAAGAAAAGGCCAAAGAACGGGGCAAAAAATTATTTGATAAAGATTAG
- a CDS encoding ABC transporter permease, whose protein sequence is MNHSVLKNKNQKTSKFQEKLKNAFSLKIFRYSLIKMLKSPSTYVLLAITMVTNAILVLAFTGFSNSGSNLNNAINEQLTFYLWIFFIFYFSFTAMYIGFKSVQIIRDELDDGTLLIMASLPITRFKMIFEKWLSLQLICLGYAIIVLFIPPLFGYVTGELGQLLTNAIYSALPYMFLTAIIIQFLLSSVAILLSLIIGSKGVIGILFILGFLSLIGALGPFIYNVSNNSNPSSIFLSFTSDSAKKKISLNSTNKNVFKNMTDIRGWDIWNLNSDGLTLKNSSNWGNFSLKYDLTNINKEAQKIIAEKPNVSSEGYRTYILTNASTYPLMNNLVSDHELTIDNVSLPKYSGGQNFTILENDNLGINLLSNFYENVKTKKPVTLSWKNNVVGDLGIKNFDTTNITTPEDKAILQLMNEWYQKELFTPNSKNYSVKRLIDLYDISKQITGTTFGNLFDLVSSSLNPPYESNNSKGLYFNDLSLNTIHYFTNNLISEILRPIQSFGKTNNDIDNVNKAIDKIKKQELSYRLMGYLNIWQQWMVMWTGNKGTNGFLPMLPLNNFLTSQLYPVKYQSGSDIFTTYSIGANFAAPVEIVNLPVMISVYTIFSLGIAALSVWSITRKDFV, encoded by the coding sequence ATGAATCATTCAGTTTTAAAGAACAAAAATCAAAAAACATCGAAGTTCCAAGAAAAACTTAAGAATGCTTTTTCATTAAAAATTTTTCGTTATAGTTTAATTAAAATGTTAAAGTCACCGTCAACCTATGTCCTTTTAGCAATTACAATGGTTACAAATGCCATTTTAGTTTTAGCCTTTACGGGTTTTTCAAATTCTGGTAGTAATTTAAATAATGCTATAAACGAACAATTAACATTTTATTTGTGGATTTTCTTTATTTTTTATTTTTCTTTTACAGCAATGTATATAGGTTTTAAATCGGTCCAAATTATTCGGGACGAATTAGATGATGGAACATTATTAATTATGGCGTCTTTACCAATTACTCGCTTTAAAATGATTTTTGAAAAATGATTATCATTACAATTAATTTGTTTAGGTTATGCAATTATTGTATTATTTATTCCACCTTTATTTGGTTATGTTACTGGTGAATTAGGGCAGTTATTAACTAATGCGATATATAGTGCTTTACCATATATGTTTTTAACAGCAATTATTATCCAATTTTTATTATCAAGTGTTGCTATTTTATTATCGTTAATAATTGGTAGCAAAGGGGTAATTGGAATTCTTTTTATCCTAGGATTTTTATCATTAATTGGTGCCTTGGGGCCTTTTATTTATAATGTTTCAAATAACAGTAATCCAAGTTCAATTTTTTTATCATTTACATCTGATTCTGCTAAAAAGAAAATTTCATTAAATAGCACAAACAAAAATGTCTTTAAAAATATGACAGATATTCGGGGTTGAGATATTTGAAACCTTAACAGTGACGGTTTAACACTTAAAAATTCTAGTAATTGAGGAAACTTTTCCTTAAAATATGATTTAACCAATATTAATAAGGAAGCTCAGAAAATTATTGCTGAAAAACCTAATGTTTCATCGGAAGGATATCGAACATATATTTTAACTAATGCTAGTACTTATCCTTTAATGAATAATCTTGTTAGCGATCATGAATTAACAATAGATAACGTTAGTTTACCAAAATACAGTGGGGGTCAAAATTTTACAATATTAGAAAATGATAATTTGGGAATCAATTTATTATCTAATTTTTATGAAAATGTTAAAACTAAAAAACCAGTTACTTTATCATGAAAAAATAATGTTGTTGGTGATTTAGGAATTAAAAATTTTGATACAACTAATATTACAACCCCAGAAGACAAAGCAATTCTACAACTAATGAATGAGTGATATCAAAAGGAACTTTTTACTCCAAACTCAAAAAATTATTCTGTCAAAAGATTAATTGACTTATATGATATATCAAAACAAATTACAGGGACAACTTTCGGTAATTTATTTGACTTAGTATCTAGTTCTTTAAACCCACCATATGAAAGTAACAATTCAAAAGGATTATATTTTAATGATTTATCATTAAATACAATTCATTATTTTACTAATAATCTAATATCAGAAATTTTAAGACCAATCCAAAGTTTTGGTAAAACCAATAATGATATTGACAATGTTAATAAGGCAATTGACAAAATCAAAAAACAAGAATTAAGTTATCGTTTAATGGGATACTTAAACATTTGGCAACAATGAATGGTAATGTGAACAGGAAACAAAGGAACTAATGGGTTTTTGCCAATGTTACCATTAAATAATTTTTTAACTTCACAATTATACCCAGTAAAATATCAATCTGGTAGTGATATTTTTACAACTTATTCTATTGGTGCTAATTTTGCTGCTCCAGTTGAAATTGTCAATTTACCAGTAATGATTTCCGTTTATACCATTTTTAGTCTTGGTATAGCTGCCTTATCAGTATGATCAATTACTAGAAAGGATTTTGTTTAA